One Amaranthus tricolor cultivar Red isolate AtriRed21 chromosome 10, ASM2621246v1, whole genome shotgun sequence genomic window carries:
- the LOC130826090 gene encoding 3'-5' exonuclease-like: MAEPPSMITISAAYPPNPNDNLFSVIFNNNRLIQTTVTSDPFVLTAWLSTISSASIIGLDIEWRPNFSKQFENPVATLQLCTASDSSTTTCLIFQFFYCSVPLPRILFDFLDDGRFTFVGVGIRSDADMLLECHGLRVRNVVDISDLVADKIHGTRTGMGLKQLAQVVLNVNVAKPREVTMSRWDAEWLSFQQIQYACIDAFLSYEIGKTLIPLPSIPRSTTSNK, translated from the coding sequence ATGGCGGAACCCCCCTCCATGATCACAATTTCCGCCGCATACCCTCCTAACCCTAACGACAATCTCTTCAGCGTCATCTTCAACAACAACCGCCTTATCCAAACCACCGTAACCTCAGACCCATTCGTCCTAACAGCTTGGCTTTCCACCATTTCCTCCGCTTCAATAATCGGTCTTGATATCGAATGGCGCCCTAATTTTAGTAAACAATTCGAGAATCCAGTCGCAACTCTTCAACTCTGTACTGCATCTGATTCCTCCACCACTACTTGCTTAATCTTTCAGTTTTTTTACTGTTCTGTTCCTCTACCTAGGATTCTTTTCGATTTTCTTGATGATGGGAGGTTTACTTTTGTTGGCGTTGGGATTCGATCTGATGCTGATATGTTGCTCGAATGTCATGGATTGAGGGTGAGGAATGTGGTTGACATATCGGATCTTGTCGCGGACAAGATTCACGGGACTAGAACAGGAATGGGATTGAAGCAATTAGCTCAAGTTGTGTTGAATGTTAATGTTGCTAAGCCTAGGGAAGTTACTATGAGTAGGTGGGATGCTGAATGGTTGAGTTTTCAGCAGATTCAATATGCTTGTATTGATGCTTTCTTGTCATATGAGATTGGGAAAACACTGATCCCTCTTCCTTCCATACCAAGATCGACAACATCGAACAAATAA
- the LOC130826091 gene encoding 3'-5' exonuclease-like: MAEPTIMITMNAAEFNVKFNNTHVIITTVTADPRVLTSWLSKISSASLIGLNAGWNANHFSQRYINYPFVYTLQLCTTTDFYTFCLIFQFYQCAVPLPRILFDFLNNPRITFVGVGIQFNAFLLSLFHGLIVRNMVELSDLVTDKIYGAPREMQLEELAKFVLNVKVTKPSDVKLSGWDNHSLSYRQIQYACMDAFLPYEIGKILISLPSLPRLSTCNTNLRLAL, encoded by the coding sequence ATGGCGGAACCCACCATCATGATCACAATGAACGCCGCAGAATTCAACGTCAAATTCAACAACACCCACGTTATCATAACCACCGTAACCGCCGACCCACGCGTATTAACATCTTGGCTTTCCAAGATTTCCTCCGCTTCATTAATCGGTCTTAATGCCGGATGGAACGCTAACCATTTTAGTCAACGATACATCAATTATCCATTCGTCTACACTCTTCAACTCTGTACTACAACCGATTTCTACACTTTTTGCTTAATTTTTCAGTTTTatcagtgtgctgttcctctaCCTAGGATTCTTTTCGATTTTCTTAATAATCCGAGGATTACTTTTGTTGGCGTTGGGATTCAATTTAATGCTTTTCTGTTGTCCTTATTTCATGGATTGATTGTGAGGAATATGGTTGAATTATCGGATCTTGTCACGGACAAGATTTACGGGGCTCCAAGAGAAATGCAGTTGGAGGAATTAGCTAAATTTGTGTTGAATGTTAAAGTTACTAAGCCTAGTGATGTTAAACTGAGTGGGTGGGATAATCATTCATTGAGTTATCGGCAGATTCAATATGCTTGTATGGATGCTTTCTTGCCTTATGAGATTGGGAAAATACTGATCTCTCTTCCCTCGTTACCAAGATTGTCGACATGCAACACTAATTTGAGATTAGCTCTGTAA